Proteins encoded within one genomic window of Candidatus Binataceae bacterium:
- the cysW gene encoding sulfate ABC transporter permease subunit CysW, which produces MEHAPDSGIGRIVLENFGWLGEKSDRPVRPAVSDPAWVQWGLIAISIGFMGLFLFVPLAAVFVEAFAKGAHVYFAAITSSEAAAAIRLTLLTAAIVVPLNVTFGLSAAWTLTRFEFPGKQALLTVIDLPFSVSPVISGMIFVLLLGVRTPIGGWLVDHGIQIIFAKPGIVLATIFVTFPIAARELIPVMQVTGRDEEEAAVVLGASGWQMFRRVTLPNVRWGLVYGVVLCAARAMGEFGAVSVVSGHIRGATNTMPLYVEILYNDYQFSAAFAVASLLALLALVTLALKYLVGRRIASSMRETAAAEPVEQVAA; this is translated from the coding sequence ATGGAGCACGCGCCGGATAGCGGCATAGGACGTATCGTGCTGGAAAACTTCGGATGGCTTGGAGAGAAGAGCGATCGGCCAGTCAGGCCGGCGGTGTCCGATCCGGCCTGGGTTCAATGGGGATTGATCGCGATCAGCATCGGGTTCATGGGGCTGTTCCTGTTCGTTCCCCTCGCCGCCGTATTCGTCGAGGCATTCGCCAAGGGTGCGCACGTATACTTCGCAGCCATCACGTCATCGGAGGCCGCTGCCGCCATCCGTCTCACGCTACTCACCGCGGCCATCGTGGTTCCGCTCAACGTCACTTTTGGACTCTCGGCCGCCTGGACGCTGACGCGCTTTGAATTTCCCGGCAAGCAGGCGCTGCTGACCGTGATTGATCTCCCCTTCTCGGTTTCGCCGGTGATTTCCGGAATGATCTTCGTGCTGTTACTCGGAGTGCGCACTCCCATCGGTGGATGGCTCGTCGATCACGGAATCCAGATTATTTTCGCAAAGCCGGGCATCGTGTTGGCGACGATCTTCGTGACCTTTCCGATCGCGGCCCGCGAACTCATTCCGGTGATGCAGGTTACCGGGCGCGACGAGGAAGAAGCTGCCGTCGTGCTGGGCGCCAGCGGATGGCAGATGTTTCGCCGCGTGACGTTGCCGAACGTGCGCTGGGGGCTGGTCTACGGCGTGGTCTTGTGCGCGGCGCGCGCGATGGGTGAGTTCGGTGCGGTATCGGTCGTTTCGGGGCATATCCGCGGAGCGACCAACACGATGCCGCTGTACGTGGAAATTCTTTACAATGACTACCAGTTCTCTGCCGCCTTCGCTGTCGCCTCGCTGCTGGCGTTGTTGGCCCTTGTCACCCTCGCACTGAAGTAT